Proteins encoded in a region of the Xylocopa sonorina isolate GNS202 chromosome 1, iyXylSono1_principal, whole genome shotgun sequence genome:
- the LOC143431976 gene encoding uncharacterized protein LOC143431976 isoform X4, whose translation MQQPQSRPLLGDSVSSTTSPTARRNNSVAVLTHQQLQQLQQLQAQNSSGQSLTFALQQTSNNPQDQGNGSTTGNHIVYVNQLNHLNQGTINPSGTGMGLPPATPTFGVGLNMGLPLSLLNTSLTSLTSNVITTSNPLLNLGLPSINTGLTTINPSLNHLNTINSNLTSNIGTNSINNGLSGLGQDINSINTGINRLNTLNSTNINPGLSSVNTGITNVNQNLTSLNSNINQNVTSLSTNFTSPSSGVSGLTAINPNINANLTTTSINSGINQGLNRPINALTTGLTQTSLNSSSTQFPFQTIQSIQSIAPHIVGSNIAHVPSSAISQHPNSNVSTIPQISNAGTLTSSSIFTSTSSEPNHSTTANVNHASNVNLTTNISHLGTMHSNLSNVSTSNVPHIPASNEPNMSLSHTSSLSSSQSTGFQPQRQYSQGINSGLSSSVTLTGSSQPSNVVSTINTVKSMQNIQSQNISSPSSPFSIPLKSPASNIAPPTPSPSPNRLLLRSPASNSIQSNRNSPSPVGTSTSSNNFNIQMQSPMQSPMSVSQIQSPVLSPYPPAKSPHLLSGNNSLNNRSPASGGSPGPPVVRPNTPILQQGMQVLQIIHGTPQGYHVSTTGSTPTQLVTRTHLIGNQQIQIAATKPAKQPPQILPKPPNQQTTGSQQKQQRVTTTITNQVTQQTQPQLVLAGPQPNPTTATMIPTAQGLLLNQVLPSTGPVIVQQPPGGVQLILRTPASAQQQTHTAQLTQQQLVRVVTAQGMHLQGITPTFFAVPNGFPSAASPVIRHTPSSPAPSANSGTGNSIVIQNAMVQSPQSQISQVGSGTNAGNTPCTQNVVEQTLLPPPKKKAKKKKKAKRKDDEPPKLDLASIIKISGIGEDDDIFDTDLTTESDVSRQVQVESSLGQNLGQLSSQVTIPTSSAQNLIQVPAPNTTNTQTSASQTFNSQLVAQLQMPVQNAIQSQLRFALGEDGRVVVHRTPDLNQPEIDQATAQALIRSLTQSGGQNSPIISHLLGQTQTTTQSTQSNVLQRQKFVKSPLSSSVSTATTTNAAVNPVQQGLSTQQNNQHQNIVITNAPSSNAMQQNESQKVETQTTTMLNSAANNILNNAPKITPEILNALSNLNPNDQLLIANANGQMQVISQQLLQQFLAGQLNATNQPQNQSQTQKIVIGEPDANNQSLQGVQINTPTSQIIVNSSGGAPTIQNNIQNIVVQAAPSQMPQHIQIQNSSFPSQFIDNLNQQQIRNLGNNQPKKAKIIKRTKTAVTTQNTGNTQVTKTVTVSRPTMISTNTTNLQKIDNSNKVNTVVSQSTNPIKSESSQIVTNGPVLPSSPANHLVPSNGQMVQRVQTIQLPAQTRQLLKNIQSQIQARKSGTQTDQTVLTKLYQQQAKILASGKVISTTTHSVSSGPETSFNVNAVSTIASNLMPLNSYKNQTSVVQTQTQTSTTMVTSQNLNPSTSSMAQNSSSNNYMNNLSVSQNVQGQQCVQNNQNVHQTHTKQHKIYQNHGNQILSPSSANMQIFSPPITSVATVQSNAQLTSVQTQQTGMQQSTQCQTDPLDIKPNIQISSPIKQELSSPIQVQVQSGSPAGQVASPRTIGKGPQRIQSPVNTNGNSNKQTVSPNSNTSPLVSPRQGVKRPASSPICRLINRSDLLEQQLKMDQNGAINPDVNTPFLSKRDACKRLVRYHCLNEQVLSSKDLAKADEIFEETAKHLLSKFNSMMNKYTYLLWMESMREVRTSELMMIDRTFVAEEQSILNRLREQEAKVNEEFKKEEKPLVPKVEPGLTEEDKLPLPLTNVSVKRELEDDFLSDEMECKPMIKPANCTSGDYDEWVEIQKELGVYSSTTDSFKCKNSNNSGSNSACAVAVTRSSKTERTRANGECRGTAPSASVSGVQNTVIKDNCEQDTAPVFEKRWSSATDLERDLLEDADSLDELALHSQTQRPGSLHATTESGNGNEHDDITAQVQSAIDSILNLKKRPTNTLSGSSGNSASQSSESKDTVLDQAVRSILGS comes from the exons ATGCAGCAGCCTCAGTCACGCCCTCTTCTCGGGGACTCAGTATCCTCTACAACTTCCCCGACTGCTCGGCGTAACAATTCTGTTGCTGTTTTGACACATCAACAA TTACAACAGTTGCAACAACTGCAGGCTCAGAATTCGAGTGGCCAATCACTGACATTCGCTTTGCAACAAACATCAAATAAT CCTCAAGACCAAGGAAATGGGTCAACGACTGGAAATCACATAGTATATGTAAACCAGTTAAACCATTTAAATCAGGGTACCATAAATCCCTCGGGGACTGGTATGGGCCTACCCCCGGCCACCCCCACTTTTGGGGTGGGCCTTAATATGGGATTGCCACTATCACTTCTAAATACCAGCCTTACATCCCTCACATCTAATGTCATTACTACATCAAATCCACTGCTCAATTTGGGCCTGCCAAGTATAAATACAGGACTCACTACAATTAATCCTAGCCTCAATCACTTGAATACTATAAACTCGAATTTAACCTCAAATATTGGTACAAACAGTATTAATAATGGTTTATCTGGTTTGGGACAGGATATAAATAGTATAAATACTGGAATTAATCGGCTCAATACATTAAATTCAACAAATATAAATCCTGGATTGTCCAGTGTAAATACTGGAATCACGAATGTAAATCAGAATTTAACGAGTTTAAATTCAAACATAAACCAAAATGTTACCAGTTTGAGCACAAACTTTACGTCACCAAGTTCTGGCGTGTCTGGTTTAACTGCTATTAACCCAAATATAAATGCAAATTTAACTACTACCAGTATAAATTCTGGTATAAATCAAGGTCTCAATCGACCTATTAATGCTTTAACAACTGGATTGACTCAAACTAGTCTAAATTCCAGCAGTACACAATTTCCATTCCAAACCATACAAAGTATACAAAGCATTGCACCACATATTGTTGGATCAAATATTGCACATGTACCAAGTTCTGCTATATCGCAGCACCCAAATTCAAACGTATCTACTATTCCACAAATATCGAATGCTGGCACTTTAACAAGTTCCAGTATATTCACAAGCACTTCCAGCGAACCAAATCATTCAACTACAGCGAATGTGAATCACGCTTCAAACGTGAATCTTACTACAAATATTTCACATCTTGGTACAATGCACTCGAATTTATCTAATGTATCGACATCTAATGTGCCGCATATACCTGCGTCAAATGAACCGAATATGTCACTGAGTCATACTTCTTCTTTAAGTTCCTCTCAATCAACTGGATTTCAACCTCAGCGACAGTATTCACAGGGAATTAACTCTGGTTTAAGTTCGTCAGTAACATTAACGGGCTCGTCTCAACCGTCGAATGTGGTCAGTACAATAAATACTGTAAAATCCATGCAAAACATTCAAAGTCAAAATATTAGTTCTCCAAGCAGTCCATTTTCAATACCATTGAAAAGTCCAGCATCTAATATTGCACCACCTACACCTAGCCCTAGTCCTAACAGGCTACTACTTAGGAGCCCGGCATCAAATTCAATACAATCTAATAGAAACAGTCCAAGTCCTGTTGGAACATCTACGTCAAGTAATAATTTTAACATACAAATGCAAAGTCCAATGCAGAGTCCAATGAGTGTTAGTCAAATTCAGAGTCCTGTACTTAGTCCATATCCTCCTGCAAAAAGTCCTCATCTGTTAAGTGGAAATAACTCTCTAAACAACAGAAGTCCAGCATCTGGTGGAAGTCCTGGTCCACCTGTG GTTAGACCTAATACACCAATACTTCAACAAGGTATGCAAGTATTACAAATAATTCATGGTACACCACAGGGTTACCATGTGTCAACCACAGGGTCAACACCAACACAGCTGGTAACTAGAACGCATCTGATTGGAAATCAACAAATTCAAATAGCAGCAACTAAACCTGCAAAACAGCCACCACAAATTTTACCAAAACCTCCAAATCAACAAACTACTGGATCACAACAAAAGCAACAACGTGTTACTACAACAATTACGAATCaa GTGACGCAACAAACTCAACCACAGTTGGTTCTTGCTGGACCGCAACCTAATCCAACAACAGCTACAATGATACCAACAGCACAGGGTCTGCTATTAAATCAG GTTTTGCCGTCAACTGGACCTGTTATTGTACAGCAACCACCAGGTGGTGTTCAACTCATACTAAGAACGCCAGCGAGCGCCCAGCAACAAACACATACTGCACAG CTAACACAGCAACAGTTGGTAAGAGTCGTCACAGCACAAGGTATGCACTTGCAGGGGATTACGCCTACATTCTTTGCTGTACCTAATGGTTTTCCTTCGGCTGCATCTCCAGTAATTAGACATACTCCCTCTAGTCCTGCACCCT CTGCTAATTCAGGGACTGGTAATTCTATAGTGATTCAAAATGCAATGGTACAAAGCCCTCAATCACAAATCTCGCAAGTAGGTTCGGGTACCAATGCTGGTAACACTCCATGCACGCAAAACGTCGTCGAACAAACTTTATTACCACCACCTAAGAAAAAggcaaagaaaaaaaagaaagctaAACGAAAAGACGATGAACCACCAAAGTTGGACCTTGCTagtataataaaaatatcagGAATTGGAGAGGACGATGATATTTTTGATACTGATCTTACAACCGAATCGGACGTTTCTCGTCAAGTTCAAGTTGAGTCAAGTTTAGGGCAAAATCTGGGACAACTATCGTCTCAAGTAACGATACCTACCAGTTCTGCTCAGAATCTGATACAAGTACCTGCACCAAATACAACGAATACACAAACTTCCGCGTCCCAGACATTTAATAGTCAACTTGTTGCCCAACTACAAATGCCTGTGCAGAACGCGATACAGAGCCAATTACGATTCGCTCTTGGAGAGGATGGAAGAGTTGTTGTACATCGTACTCCAGATTTAAATCAACCTGAAATCGATCAAGCAACTGCTCAAGCATTGATACGATCGTTAACGCAAAGTGGTGGACAGAATTCGCCCATTATCTCTCACCTTCTTGGACAAACGCAAACAACAACACAATCTACACAAAGTAACGTGCTGCAGAGGCAAAAATTTGTTAAATCCCCTTTATCATCCAGTGTATCAACAGCTACAACTACC AATGCTGCAGTTAATCCTGTGCAGCAAGGACTGAGCACGCAACAGAATAATCAACATCAAAATATCGTAATTACAAATGCTCCTTCTTCGAATGCTATGCAACAAAACGAATCTCAAAAAGTAGAAACCCAGACTACAACGATGCTTAATTCAGCggcaaataatatattaaataatgcGCCAAAAATTACCCCCGAAATTTTAAATGCATTGAGTAACTTGAATCCTAATGATCAGTTGTTAATTGCCAATGCAAATGGGCAAATGCAAGTAATTAGTCAACAATTGTTACAACAGTTTTTAGCAGGCCAATTAAATGCAACTAATCAGCCGCAAAATCAAAGCCAAACTCAGAAAATAGTAATTGGTGAACCAGATGCAAACAATCAGAGTTTACAAGGTGTACAAATAAATACCCCAACgagtcaaataattgtaaatagtTCTGGTGGAGCTCCTACGATAcaaaataatatacaaaataTTGTGGTACAAGCTGCACCTTCCCAAATGCCACAGCATATACAAATTCAAAATTCTAGTTTTCCTAGTCAATTTATTGACAATCTGAATCAACAACAGATCAGAAATTTGGGCAACAACCAACCAAAGAAGGcaaaaattattaaaagaacGAAAACTGCTGTTACTACACAAAATACTGGAAATACACAG GTAACGAAAACGGTTACGGTTTCCCGCCCAACAATGATATCGACAAACACAACTAATCTTCAGAAAATTGATAATTCTAATAAAGTGAACACTGTAGTGTCTCAAAGTACAAATCCGATCAAAAGTGAATCATCTCAAATTGTTACAAACGGTCCTGTACTTCCATCTTCTCCAGCAAATCATTTAGTTCCCTCGAATGGTCAAATGGTTCAAAGAGTGCAGACTATTCAACTTCCAGCTCAAACTCGACAATTACTAAAAAATATACAGTCTCAAATACAAGCACGTAAATCGGGTACACAAACTGATCAAACCGTTTTAACGAAATTATATCAGCAACAAGCAAAAATTTTAGCAAGCGGAAAAGTTATCAGTACTACAACACATTCCGTTAGTAGT GGACCAGAAACAAGTTTTAATGTGAATGCAGTATCGACAATAGCATCGAATTTAATGCCTCTGAATTCATATAAAAATCAGACATCGGTTGTACAAACTCAAACACAAACATCTACCACCATGGTAACTTCACAAAATTTAAATCCAAGTACATCATCAATGGCACAGAATAGTTCATCAAACAATTATATGAATAATCTTTCG GTGTCACAAAATGTGCAAGGACAGCAATGTGTACAAAACAATCAAAATGTACACCAAACGCACACAAAACAGCACAAGATTTATCAGAAtcatggaaatcagatattgAGTCCGTCCTCTGCCAATATGCAAATTTTCTCACCACCAATTACCTCTGTAGCTACTGTGCAGAGCAACGCACAATTAACCTCGGTCCAAACACAGCAAACAGGAATGCAGCAATCGACTCAGTGTCAAACAGATCCATTGGATATTAaaccaaatatacaaatatcaAGCCCTATTAAACAAGAACTTTCTTCGCCTATTCAAGTACAAGTTCAAAGTGGTTCTCCTGCAGGACAGGTAGCCTCACCTAGAACGATTGGCAAAGGACCGCAAAGAATTCAAAGTCCCGTAAACACCAATGGCAATTCTAATAAGCAAACTGTTAGTCCCAACAGTAATACAAGTCCTTTAGTAAGTCCAAGGCAAGGTGTGAAAAGACCTGCATCTAGCCCAATATGCAGACTAATTAATCGTAGCGACTT ATTGGAGCAGCAATTAAAAATGGATCAAAACGGTGCGATAAATCCAGATGTAAACACGCCATTTTTGAGCAAACGTGATGCTTGTAAACGTCTTGTACGATATCATTGTTTAAATGAACAAGTACTTAGTTCTAAAGATTTGGCAAAAGCTGATGAGATATTTGAAGAAACAGCAAAACATTTGCTATCAAAATTCAACTCTATGATGAACAAGTATACGTATCTTCTTTGGATGGAAAGCATG CGAGAAGTGAGAACATCGGAATTAATGATGATTGATCGAACTTTTGTTGCTGAAGAACAAAGTATATTAAATAGGTTACGAGAACAAGAGGCTAAAGTCAATG aaGAGttcaaaaaagaagaaaagccaTTGGTGCCAAAGGTTGAACCTGGTCTTACCGAAGAAGACAAATTACCACTACCATTAACTAACGTATCTGTGAAACGTGAATTAGAAGATGACTTTTTAAGTGATGAAATGGAATGCAAACCAATGATTAAACCAGCAAATTGTACTAGTGGTGATTACGACGAGTGGGTAGAAATACAAAAAGAACTTGGTGTATATTCATCTACCACAGACTCGTTTAAATgtaaaaatagtaataatagtgGTAGTAATAGTGCATGTGCTGTGGCTGTTACGAGGTCGTCTAAAACTGAAAGAACACGAGCGAATGGTGAATGTCGGGGTACCGCTCCTAGCGCGAGTGTTTCTGGAGTTCAAAATACAGTTATAAAAGATAACTGCGAACAAGACACTGCTCCAGTTTTCGAAAAACGCTGGAGTAGCGCTACTGATCTCGAACGGGATCTGTTAGAGGATGCAGACAGCTTAGACGAACTGGCCTTACATTCTCAAACGCAACGTCCAGGCTCTCTTCATGCAACTACCGAAAGTGGCAACGGTAATGAGCATGATGATATTACCGCACAGGTACAATCTGCCATTGATAGCATTCTTAATCTTAAAAAACGTCCTACAAACACGTTATCTGGCAGTAGTGGTAACAGTGCATCACAGTCCAGTGAATCAAAGGACACAGTGCTTGATCAAGCAGTCCGCAGCATTTTAGGCTCGTGA